The Tamandua tetradactyla isolate mTamTet1 chromosome 5, mTamTet1.pri, whole genome shotgun sequence genome window below encodes:
- the HSCB gene encoding iron-sulfur cluster co-chaperone protein HscB isoform X2 translates to MWGGRARVLLRVWELWLAGVPGRGPLSSSAASQARSNTSRCWKCGGPGGAVLGDAFFCPQCRALQPPDPSRDYFSLMNCNRSFRVDTTKLQHKYQQLQRLIHPDFFSKRSQTEKDFSEKHSALVNEAYKTLLAPLSRGLYLLNRKNILTV, encoded by the exons ATGTGGGGTGGTAGGGCCAGAGTCCTGCTCCGGGTATGGGAGTTGTGGCTGGCAGGGGTTCCCGGGAGGGGACCGCTGAGCTCCAGTGCTGCGTCCCAGGCGCGAAGCAACACCTCCCGATGTTGGAAGTGCGGCGGCCCCGGGGGCGCCGTGCTGGGGGACGCGTTCTTCTGTCCGCAGTGCCGCGCGCTGCAGCCCCCCGACCCCTCGCGTGACTACTTCAGCCTCATGAATTG CAACCGTTCCTTCAGAGTTGACACCACCAAGCTCCAGCATAAGTACCAGCAACTACAGCGTCTTATCCATCCAGATTTTTTCAGCAAGAGGTCTCAG ACTGAAAAGGACTTCTCAGAGAAGCATTCAGCCCTGGTGAATGAGGCCTATAAGACTCTTCTGGCCCCCCTAAGCAGGGGACTATACCTG